A window of the Luoshenia tenuis genome harbors these coding sequences:
- a CDS encoding deoxycytidylate deaminase, translating into MDKWDHRFIKLLGPISEWSSCYQENRKMGAIIVRDRRIITTGYNGAPAGIKSCVERGECLRRKMGIASGTRHELCYAIHAEQNALIQASKLGIAVDGATLYCTHQPCTICAKLIINAGIRRIVYQNPYPDPFSAEILREAGILVEQYGVNIDEEGRPEYGFAGGKSLILSSTGETVAFKTKSLMFQHLYEQGYTVGEIARLCGANYSFVHQVIARYRLEKPVE; encoded by the coding sequence TTGGATAAGTGGGATCATCGCTTTATCAAGCTTTTGGGGCCGATTTCGGAATGGTCGAGCTGCTATCAAGAAAATCGGAAGATGGGTGCGATCATCGTGCGGGACCGGCGCATCATTACCACCGGTTATAACGGCGCGCCTGCGGGCATCAAGTCCTGTGTGGAGCGGGGGGAGTGCCTGCGCCGGAAGATGGGGATCGCCTCGGGTACCCGCCACGAGCTTTGCTATGCCATCCACGCCGAGCAGAACGCGCTGATCCAGGCGTCTAAGCTGGGCATCGCGGTGGATGGGGCCACGCTCTACTGTACACATCAGCCTTGCACCATCTGCGCTAAGCTGATTATCAACGCCGGCATCCGGCGTATCGTCTACCAAAATCCCTACCCCGATCCTTTTTCGGCGGAGATCCTGCGGGAGGCCGGTATCCTGGTGGAGCAGTACGGCGTTAACATCGATGAAGAAGGGCGGCCGGAATACGGCTTTGCCGGCGGTAAATCGCTGATCCTTTCCTCCACGGGCGAAACGGTTGCCTTTAAGACCAAGAGCCTGATGTTCCAGCATCTGTACGAGCAGGGCTATACGGTGGGCGAGATCGCGCGCCTGTGCGGGGCCAATTACTCCTTCGTCCATCAGGTCATCGCCCGCTACCGCCTGGAAAAACCGGTAGAATAA
- a CDS encoding co-chaperone GroES — protein MTIKPLFDKVVLKAVETEETTQSGIVLPGTAKEKPQMAEVVAVGPGGVVDGKDVVMQVKEGQKVIYSKYAGNDVKLDDTEYVIIRQSDILAVVE, from the coding sequence ATGACTATCAAACCGTTGTTTGACAAAGTTGTTCTCAAGGCTGTGGAAACGGAAGAGACCACGCAGAGCGGCATCGTATTGCCGGGCACCGCGAAGGAAAAGCCCCAGATGGCCGAGGTAGTGGCCGTGGGTCCCGGCGGCGTTGTGGACGGCAAGGACGTCGTTATGCAAGTGAAAGAAGGCCAGAAGGTGATCTACTCCAAGTACGCCGGCAACGATGTGAAGCTGGACGATACGGAGTACGTCATCATCCGTCAGAGCGATATCCTGGCTGTGGTTGAATAA
- a CDS encoding SPOR domain-containing protein produces the protein MSRYQPSRNRRRQPYRGRAAAAYRARDAGGGTGTAKRLIPLIIAVILIVVYIVSAGSIGNWLAQSVVAPIVAHFSGAEADATDQAQLTPAQPTQAAATPSPEGEDGRKTSPVEVPAMTLYLLQAGTFADEGNATLLADQLRNQGGAGFVSPDEQNHRVFIGAYATKEAAEQVMAQSREQGVDAVVYTLALPKLKLNITAQETQLDLIGEAYILWQDGMEKMGAWVAQPESSIEQAPALREAFLQMQEKLQNGLGEEASQKVFSLLLSVFTQFTDGLEEITTQNAAQGMAVSQTIHYNYIKSAYSWRQYLQDIGAM, from the coding sequence ATGAGCCGCTATCAACCCAGCCGAAACCGCAGGCGGCAGCCATACCGCGGGCGTGCCGCAGCAGCCTACCGGGCCAGGGACGCAGGCGGCGGTACGGGCACGGCCAAACGCCTGATCCCGCTGATTATTGCAGTGATCCTGATCGTGGTGTACATCGTCAGCGCCGGGTCCATCGGCAATTGGTTGGCGCAAAGCGTTGTAGCCCCGATCGTGGCCCATTTTAGCGGAGCAGAAGCGGATGCGACGGATCAGGCCCAGCTTACCCCCGCGCAACCGACCCAAGCCGCAGCTACGCCCAGCCCGGAGGGGGAGGATGGGCGCAAGACCAGCCCGGTAGAGGTGCCGGCTATGACGCTGTACCTTTTGCAGGCCGGCACATTTGCCGACGAGGGCAACGCCACGCTGTTGGCTGACCAGCTGCGCAACCAGGGCGGGGCGGGCTTTGTCTCTCCCGACGAGCAGAATCATCGGGTATTTATCGGCGCCTATGCTACCAAAGAGGCCGCAGAGCAGGTGATGGCGCAAAGCCGGGAGCAGGGTGTCGACGCGGTGGTCTATACGCTGGCGCTGCCCAAGCTCAAACTGAACATTACGGCCCAGGAAACGCAGCTGGACTTGATCGGGGAGGCGTATATCCTCTGGCAGGACGGCATGGAAAAGATGGGCGCCTGGGTTGCTCAGCCCGAAAGCAGCATTGAGCAGGCTCCGGCGCTGCGGGAGGCATTTTTGCAAATGCAGGAAAAGCTGCAAAACGGGCTGGGCGAGGAGGCCTCTCAAAAGGTCTTTTCTCTGCTGCTCTCGGTCTTTACCCAGTTTACCGATGGGCTGGAAGAAATAACTACCCAAAATGCTGCGCAGGGTATGGCAGTTTCCCAGACAATACATTATAATTATATCAAAAGCGCATACAGCTGGCGGCAGTATTTACAGGATATTGGCGCAATGTAG
- a CDS encoding uroporphyrinogen decarboxylase family protein yields the protein MNKKERTLRAMAGSPVDRVPVGFYTHFSAEDDAAVAGQVDWCKRTDMDVLCVETDGLMGFFSDTALHTVQDWKGIRPHGPESAYMQRHLYRAGKIAEAMQDGAAVYYMLFTPFSTIKHTFGGETHVMDLWREDKGAVQTAMQVIQEDNFTLSRLLKEKTGIDGLFVSLQNCEVDRFTPQEYVEALKPWDIRLLDYVNSLYEHNIVHMCSWVGTPNFIDLWQDYPYETVNWGTFIEKDLQLAQGRAFFKPGTTLMGGFDNRPGKILQCATPEQVKTYTKELIASAGAERLILCADCSVQQDTPDANIRAVVEGAQEYAQGDR from the coding sequence ATGAACAAAAAGGAGCGGACCCTGCGCGCCATGGCAGGGTCGCCTGTAGACCGGGTGCCGGTGGGATTTTACACCCACTTTTCGGCCGAGGATGACGCGGCCGTCGCTGGCCAGGTGGACTGGTGCAAACGTACGGATATGGATGTACTGTGCGTTGAGACCGATGGGTTGATGGGCTTTTTCAGCGATACGGCGCTGCACACCGTGCAGGATTGGAAGGGGATACGCCCACACGGACCAGAATCCGCTTATATGCAACGCCATCTTTACCGGGCGGGGAAGATCGCCGAGGCGATGCAGGATGGCGCAGCGGTCTATTATATGCTTTTTACGCCCTTTTCGACCATCAAGCATACCTTCGGCGGCGAAACGCATGTGATGGATCTGTGGCGCGAGGATAAAGGTGCGGTGCAGACGGCCATGCAGGTGATCCAAGAGGATAATTTTACGCTTTCCAGGCTGCTCAAAGAAAAGACGGGGATCGATGGCCTGTTTGTTTCGCTGCAAAACTGCGAGGTGGACCGCTTTACGCCGCAGGAGTATGTGGAGGCGTTAAAGCCCTGGGATATCCGGCTTTTAGATTACGTCAACAGCCTGTATGAGCATAATATCGTCCATATGTGTTCCTGGGTGGGGACGCCCAACTTCATCGACCTGTGGCAGGACTATCCGTACGAGACCGTGAACTGGGGCACCTTTATCGAAAAAGACCTGCAACTGGCCCAGGGCAGGGCGTTTTTCAAGCCTGGCACCACGCTGATGGGCGGGTTTGATAACCGGCCGGGCAAAATTTTGCAGTGTGCAACGCCGGAGCAGGTCAAAACCTATACCAAGGAGTTGATCGCCTCCGCTGGGGCGGAACGGCTTATTTTATGCGCGGATTGTTCCGTGCAGCAGGATACGCCGGATGCGAATATCCGCGCGGTAGTAGAAGGCGCGCAGGAGTACGCACAGGGCGACAGATAG
- a CDS encoding DUF6062 family protein, translating into MKYHIDTIPVWDAYKADCECPMCLIRRKCELDFIDSFLGGSVMEPDTRIEVNTKGFCQEHLHQLYAQKNRLGLALMTHTNMLEANEVAQEGFAKIEAALNGAPSGKKLFRPAKTDEKTAQTIAQAAQTIRARTQSCIICERLDSLMDRYFYTLMYMYEHEAEFRKAFAQSKGMCRPHLADALEYAVKHLKPDLAKAFITELLAAQRENDKRIADELYAFTTMFDYRNQGKTFGNARDALPRAINRVRGLTFPEDKKE; encoded by the coding sequence ATGAAATATCATATCGATACCATCCCGGTTTGGGATGCCTATAAGGCCGACTGCGAGTGCCCCATGTGTCTGATCCGCCGCAAATGCGAGCTGGATTTTATCGATTCCTTTCTAGGGGGCTCGGTCATGGAGCCGGATACCCGCATCGAAGTCAACACCAAGGGCTTTTGCCAGGAACACCTGCACCAGCTTTACGCACAGAAAAACCGGTTGGGGCTGGCGCTCATGACCCATACCAATATGTTGGAGGCCAACGAAGTCGCCCAGGAAGGCTTTGCAAAGATCGAGGCAGCGCTAAACGGGGCGCCGTCCGGCAAAAAGCTCTTCCGCCCCGCCAAGACCGATGAGAAGACCGCCCAGACTATTGCCCAGGCGGCCCAAACCATCCGCGCGCGCACCCAGAGCTGCATCATCTGCGAGCGGCTGGACAGCCTGATGGATCGCTATTTTTATACGTTGATGTATATGTATGAACACGAGGCGGAATTTCGCAAGGCCTTTGCCCAGTCCAAGGGCATGTGCCGTCCCCATCTGGCCGACGCGCTGGAATACGCGGTCAAGCACCTCAAGCCCGATCTGGCCAAGGCGTTTATCACCGAGCTTTTGGCCGCCCAGCGGGAGAACGACAAGCGGATCGCCGATGAGCTGTATGCCTTTACCACCATGTTCGACTACCGCAATCAGGGCAAAACCTTTGGCAATGCGCGGGACGCCCTGCCGCGCGCCATCAACCGCGTGCGCGGGCTGACCTTCCCCGAGGATAAAAAAGAGTAG
- a CDS encoding GatB/YqeY domain-containing protein: MSKTEAVQKAMMQALKDKDAARKETLSLLLSALKAKAKDKREPLTAMEEDTIVLKEIKQTEETMTTAPDSRTDIIEKCKARIAVLREFAPQMMGEAEIDSVIDTVLQELEIEQPTGKQKGLIMKNLMPRVKGKADSALVNQLLSKRMV, from the coding sequence ATGAGTAAAACAGAAGCCGTACAAAAGGCGATGATGCAGGCGCTAAAGGATAAGGACGCAGCGCGCAAGGAGACGCTTTCCCTGCTGCTCAGCGCGCTTAAAGCCAAGGCCAAGGATAAGCGCGAGCCGCTCACCGCCATGGAAGAGGATACCATCGTTTTAAAGGAGATCAAGCAGACCGAGGAGACCATGACAACGGCGCCGGATAGCCGGACCGATATCATCGAAAAATGCAAGGCACGCATCGCCGTGCTTCGGGAATTTGCCCCGCAGATGATGGGCGAGGCGGAGATCGACAGCGTGATCGACACCGTGCTGCAGGAGTTGGAGATCGAGCAGCCCACCGGCAAGCAAAAGGGACTGATCATGAAAAATCTGATGCCCCGGGTGAAGGGCAAGGCGGATAGTGCGCTGGTCAATCAGCTGCTGTCCAAGCGCATGGTGTAA
- a CDS encoding alanine/glycine:cation symporter family protein translates to MNEVLTQINDFMYTYVLIILLVGVGVYFTVRTRGAQVRLLKDGIKSLMEKDGGPEKGEKKVSSFQALMISTASRVGTGNIAGIATAIAAGGPGAVFWMWLMAVIGGASAFIESTLAQIYKVKENGQFRGGPSYYMERALGKRWLGILFSILLILCFAYGFNGLQSYNMSSALAYYIPDYSQTIFPLVVGLLLAVATGLVIWGGVHRIGFITSVLVPVMATAYILIGLITMALHITELPAVLELILQNAFDFNAIAGGLAGSAVVIGIKRGLFSNEAGMGSAPNASASADVSHPVKQGLVQVISVFIDTLLICSSTAMMLLVSGVEGVSGVLDGIPYVQAAISANVGEWGIHFITFSIFAFAFSSLVGNYYYAESNILFIKNNKKLLFAFRLTCVLAIFLGAQADFALVWNLADITMGFMAIVNIIVIFLLGKVALKALDHYEQQRRLGRPLTFRGEDIGIKDTVWK, encoded by the coding sequence ATGAACGAAGTTTTAACGCAGATCAACGATTTTATGTACACCTATGTGCTGATCATCCTCCTGGTAGGAGTGGGCGTCTATTTTACGGTCCGCACGAGGGGTGCGCAGGTCCGGCTTTTAAAAGACGGGATCAAATCCTTGATGGAGAAGGACGGCGGTCCGGAAAAGGGCGAAAAAAAGGTGTCCTCCTTCCAGGCGCTGATGATCTCTACAGCCTCGCGCGTGGGCACGGGGAATATCGCGGGCATCGCCACGGCGATTGCCGCCGGCGGCCCGGGGGCAGTATTCTGGATGTGGCTGATGGCTGTTATCGGCGGCGCGTCGGCTTTTATCGAGAGCACGCTGGCACAGATCTATAAAGTAAAGGAAAACGGCCAGTTCAGGGGCGGCCCTTCGTATTATATGGAGCGGGCGCTGGGCAAGCGGTGGTTGGGCATTTTGTTTTCCATCCTGCTGATCCTGTGCTTTGCTTACGGTTTTAACGGGTTGCAGTCCTATAACATGTCCTCGGCGCTGGCCTATTACATCCCTGACTACTCGCAGACGATTTTCCCGCTGGTGGTGGGGCTGCTCCTGGCAGTCGCAACGGGTTTGGTGATTTGGGGCGGCGTGCACCGGATCGGCTTTATCACTTCGGTACTGGTGCCGGTCATGGCCACGGCGTACATTCTGATCGGATTGATCACCATGGCGCTGCACATTACCGAATTGCCGGCGGTATTAGAGCTCATCCTCCAAAACGCCTTTGATTTTAACGCCATCGCGGGCGGTTTGGCGGGCAGCGCGGTGGTCATCGGTATCAAGCGAGGCCTGTTCTCCAATGAGGCAGGCATGGGCAGCGCGCCCAACGCTTCTGCGTCGGCGGATGTCAGCCATCCGGTCAAGCAGGGCCTGGTTCAGGTGATCTCCGTATTTATCGATACGCTGCTGATCTGCTCCAGCACCGCGATGATGTTGCTGGTTTCGGGTGTGGAGGGGGTAAGCGGCGTGCTGGATGGTATCCCTTACGTGCAGGCTGCTATCAGCGCCAATGTAGGGGAATGGGGCATCCATTTTATCACCTTTTCCATTTTTGCCTTTGCTTTCAGCAGTCTGGTGGGGAATTATTATTATGCAGAGTCCAATATTCTGTTTATCAAGAACAACAAAAAACTGTTATTTGCCTTTAGGTTGACCTGCGTGCTGGCGATATTTTTAGGCGCCCAGGCGGATTTTGCCCTGGTATGGAACCTGGCCGATATTACCATGGGCTTTATGGCGATCGTCAATATTATCGTGATCTTCTTGCTGGGCAAGGTGGCACTAAAGGCGCTGGATCATTACGAACAGCAAAGGCGGCTGGGACGTCCTCTTACTTTTAGGGGAGAGGATATTGGCATCAAGGATACGGTGTGGAAGTAG
- a CDS encoding SDR family NAD(P)-dependent oxidoreductase, which translates to MDVAKNLQQMFSLEGKVVLFTGAAGGIGRELCKGLARAGAAVALCDISRDGLAALEEEIRGEGGSASSHIMDVSDKDSISACVDQIGEQYGHIDVLVNCAGINKREGLLDVEEETYDRIMEINLKGVFRVSRAVAPYMMAQKNGSIINIGSHNTGSVLGGCSVYAATKSGIVALTRSMSVEWAKYNIRANCISPGHILTPLTTVTWEHPQRAAYLRERIAMRRPGNPEEIVGLCVLLASDASGYITGSEYRIDGGCLSGGSPWPYDTKY; encoded by the coding sequence ATGGACGTAGCGAAGAATTTGCAGCAGATGTTTTCTCTGGAGGGCAAGGTCGTTCTCTTTACCGGGGCGGCGGGCGGCATTGGCCGGGAGCTTTGCAAGGGCCTGGCGCGGGCCGGGGCGGCGGTCGCCCTGTGCGATATCAGCAGGGACGGCCTGGCGGCCTTGGAGGAGGAGATCCGCGGCGAGGGCGGCAGCGCCTCATCCCACATCATGGATGTTTCGGACAAGGACAGTATTTCTGCCTGTGTGGATCAGATCGGCGAACAGTATGGCCATATCGACGTGCTGGTCAACTGTGCGGGCATCAATAAGCGGGAAGGGCTTTTGGATGTGGAGGAAGAGACTTATGACCGCATCATGGAGATCAATCTTAAGGGCGTATTCCGCGTTTCCCGCGCCGTCGCGCCCTATATGATGGCACAAAAAAACGGCAGCATAATCAATATAGGCTCGCACAATACCGGCAGCGTGTTGGGCGGCTGCTCGGTCTACGCGGCGACCAAGAGCGGCATCGTCGCCCTGACGCGCAGCATGTCCGTAGAATGGGCTAAGTATAATATCCGGGCCAACTGCATCAGCCCCGGCCATATCCTTACGCCCCTGACCACGGTCACGTGGGAGCACCCGCAGCGCGCAGCCTACCTGCGTGAGCGCATCGCCATGCGCCGCCCGGGCAATCCGGAGGAGATCGTTGGGTTATGCGTGCTGCTAGCCAGCGATGCCTCTGGGTACATCACCGGCTCTGAGTACCGGATTGACGGCGGCTGCTTGAGCGGCGGAAGCCCGTGGCCTTATGATACGAAATATTAA
- a CDS encoding amidase domain-containing protein → MQELAYRRQDAVAYARTWAFKRNPAYLDFENLGGDCTNYASQCLYAGSGVMNPTKTFGWYYYSAGQRTASWTGVQYLYNFLIGNQGIGPYAQLAQRDEVQIGDIVQLGDESGHFYHSPVIVGLADGEVYVAAHSYDAYMRPLSSYNFAQARFLHILGVRH, encoded by the coding sequence ATGCAAGAACTAGCCTATCGCCGCCAAGATGCGGTGGCCTACGCCAGAACATGGGCATTTAAGCGCAACCCGGCCTATCTTGATTTTGAAAACCTGGGGGGAGATTGTACCAACTATGCCTCCCAATGTCTGTACGCGGGCAGCGGCGTCATGAATCCTACCAAAACATTTGGCTGGTATTATTACAGCGCGGGGCAGCGCACGGCCTCTTGGACGGGCGTGCAGTACCTGTATAATTTTCTCATTGGCAATCAGGGGATCGGGCCCTATGCGCAGCTTGCCCAGCGGGACGAGGTGCAGATCGGAGATATCGTGCAGCTGGGAGATGAGAGCGGGCACTTTTATCATTCGCCGGTTATCGTTGGGCTTGCGGATGGCGAAGTTTATGTGGCCGCACACTCCTATGACGCCTATATGCGGCCGCTAAGCAGTTATAATTTTGCACAGGCGCGCTTTTTACATATCCTGGGCGTGCGCCACTAA
- a CDS encoding NAD-dependent protein deacylase: MDEAIKELREQIMASRSIVFFGGAGVSTESGIPDFRSTDGLYHQKYAFPPEEILSHHYFMAQPEGFFRFYRDKMLYLEAKPNPAHQALAQLEKMGRLKAVITQNIDGLHQAAGSQNVLELHGSVHRNHCMACGRAYGVEAILAAEGVPRCSCGGIIKPDVVLYEEALDERVLDAAVAAIANADLLIVGGTSLSVYPAAGLIDYFTGRCLAVINRQKLGRSRGQLEICGAIGAVFAALNVDKMEVGSEGGSLT, encoded by the coding sequence GTGGACGAGGCGATCAAAGAATTACGCGAACAGATCATGGCCAGCCGGTCGATCGTTTTTTTCGGCGGCGCCGGCGTATCTACGGAAAGCGGCATTCCGGATTTTCGTAGTACCGATGGGTTGTACCATCAAAAGTATGCGTTCCCGCCCGAGGAGATCCTCAGCCACCATTACTTTATGGCCCAGCCGGAGGGGTTTTTCCGCTTTTACCGGGATAAGATGCTCTATCTTGAGGCTAAGCCTAACCCAGCGCACCAGGCTCTGGCGCAGCTGGAGAAAATGGGCCGGCTGAAGGCTGTGATCACGCAGAATATCGACGGCCTACACCAGGCCGCAGGCAGCCAAAACGTGCTGGAGCTGCACGGCTCGGTCCACCGTAACCATTGCATGGCCTGCGGCCGCGCCTACGGCGTGGAGGCGATACTGGCTGCGGAAGGCGTGCCGCGCTGCAGCTGCGGCGGCATTATCAAGCCGGATGTGGTGCTCTATGAGGAGGCGCTGGATGAAAGGGTGCTGGATGCCGCCGTGGCGGCTATTGCCAACGCGGACCTGCTGATCGTAGGCGGCACATCGCTCAGCGTTTATCCGGCGGCGGGGCTGATCGACTATTTTACCGGCAGGTGTCTTGCGGTAATCAATCGCCAGAAGTTGGGCCGCTCGCGCGGGCAGCTGGAGATATGCGGCGCCATTGGCGCGGTATTCGCGGCGCTGAACGTGGATAAAATGGAAGTAGGATCAGAAGGAGGAAGTTTAACATGA
- a CDS encoding prephenate dehydrogenase has protein sequence MKITIVGLGVVGGSMAMALAQSGKHRIYGVDVDAATLDKAREMGIIEKEQLSLPEKLGDSELVILSIYPRDIAAFMQRHGGCFKPGTVVTDVAGIKGRYIDRIQAALPEGVDFVFGHPMAGREKRGIDFATAAVFKGANYILTPTPRNREESLCLVEALAREMGCKRVRRITPAFHDEIIAFTSQLTHAISVALVNSDIEGRDTGSFIGDSYRDLTRIANINPDLWSELFLGNKEHLLGAIENFEAQLDIIKEAVRQDDGEALRACFEKSSRRRQNLDV, from the coding sequence ATGAAGATAACCATCGTAGGCCTGGGCGTGGTGGGCGGTTCTATGGCCATGGCGCTTGCCCAAAGCGGTAAGCACCGCATCTACGGGGTGGATGTGGATGCGGCGACGCTGGATAAGGCGCGGGAAATGGGGATCATAGAAAAAGAGCAGCTCTCCTTGCCCGAAAAGTTAGGAGATTCAGAACTAGTCATCCTCTCGATCTACCCGCGGGATATCGCCGCATTTATGCAGCGCCACGGCGGCTGCTTTAAGCCTGGCACAGTGGTTACGGATGTGGCGGGCATCAAGGGCCGGTATATCGATCGCATCCAGGCGGCGCTGCCCGAGGGGGTAGATTTTGTCTTTGGCCACCCCATGGCTGGACGGGAAAAAAGAGGGATCGATTTTGCCACTGCCGCTGTCTTTAAAGGCGCAAACTATATCCTGACCCCCACGCCCCGCAACCGGGAGGAAAGCCTCTGCCTGGTAGAGGCGCTGGCGCGGGAGATGGGGTGCAAGCGCGTGCGCCGCATCACGCCCGCCTTTCACGATGAGATCATCGCCTTTACCTCCCAGCTTACCCACGCCATTAGCGTGGCGCTGGTCAATAGCGATATCGAGGGGCGGGATACCGGCAGCTTTATCGGCGATAGCTATCGGGATCTGACGCGCATCGCCAACATCAATCCCGATCTTTGGAGCGAACTTTTCCTGGGAAATAAAGAGCATTTGCTAGGCGCTATCGAGAATTTTGAGGCGCAGCTGGATATTATAAAGGAGGCCGTGCGCCAGGACGACGGGGAGGCGCTGCGGGCCTGCTTTGAAAAATCATCCAGGCGCAGGCAGAATTTGGACGTGTAA
- the groL gene encoding chaperonin GroEL (60 kDa chaperone family; promotes refolding of misfolded polypeptides especially under stressful conditions; forms two stacked rings of heptamers to form a barrel-shaped 14mer; ends can be capped by GroES; misfolded proteins enter the barrel where they are refolded when GroES binds) has product MAKQIIYGEDARRALEKGVNQLSDTVKITLGPKGRNVVLDKKFGAPLITNDGVTIAKEIELEDPFENMGAQLVKEVSTKTNDIAGDGTTTATVLAQAIIHEGIKNIAAGANPMVLQKGISKATQAAVEAIKAVSKPIEGKQAIAQVATVSSADEMIGELISDAMEKVGNDGVITVEESKTMKTELNIVEGMQFDRGYTSAYMVTDTDKMEANLDNPLILITEKKISNIQEILPVLEQVVQQSRKLLIIAEDIEGEALATLVMNKLRGTFTCVAVKAPGFGDRRKAMLQDIAILTGGQVISDELGMDLKETTIDMLGQARQVKVDKDNTTIVEGAGDPSEIKARVSSIRAQIEETTSDYDREKLQERLAKLAGGVAVIQVGAATEIEMKERKLRIEDALNATRAAVEEGIVPGGGTVLINAIPAVAALIKDASGDEKTGMQIILRALEEPVRQIAANAGLEGSVIVENIKSNGAVGYGYDAARDEYGDMVAKGILDPTKVTRSALQNAASVAAMVLTTESLVADIPAPEPAAPAGAGAGMPPMY; this is encoded by the coding sequence ATGGCGAAACAGATCATTTACGGCGAAGACGCGCGCCGTGCCCTTGAAAAAGGCGTCAATCAGCTGAGCGATACGGTAAAGATCACCCTGGGTCCCAAGGGCCGCAACGTGGTGCTGGATAAAAAGTTCGGCGCTCCCCTCATCACCAATGACGGCGTGACCATCGCCAAGGAGATCGAGCTGGAAGATCCCTTTGAGAATATGGGCGCCCAGCTGGTAAAAGAAGTATCCACCAAGACCAACGACATCGCTGGCGACGGTACCACCACCGCCACTGTGTTGGCTCAGGCCATCATTCATGAGGGCATCAAAAACATCGCCGCGGGCGCCAACCCCATGGTGCTGCAAAAGGGCATCAGCAAGGCCACCCAGGCCGCTGTAGAGGCCATCAAGGCCGTGAGCAAGCCCATCGAGGGCAAGCAGGCCATTGCCCAGGTTGCTACCGTCTCCTCTGCCGATGAGATGATCGGCGAGCTGATCAGCGACGCGATGGAAAAAGTGGGCAACGACGGCGTTATCACCGTTGAAGAGTCCAAGACCATGAAGACCGAGCTGAACATCGTGGAAGGTATGCAGTTCGATCGCGGCTATACCTCCGCTTACATGGTAACGGATACCGACAAGATGGAAGCGAATCTGGATAATCCGCTGATCCTGATCACCGAGAAGAAGATCAGCAATATTCAGGAGATTCTCCCCGTGCTTGAGCAGGTGGTGCAGCAGAGCCGCAAACTGCTGATCATCGCCGAGGATATCGAGGGCGAAGCGCTGGCGACCCTGGTCATGAACAAGCTGCGCGGCACCTTCACCTGCGTTGCGGTCAAGGCCCCCGGCTTTGGCGATCGCCGTAAGGCTATGCTGCAGGATATCGCGATCCTCACCGGCGGTCAGGTCATTTCTGACGAGCTGGGCATGGATCTGAAAGAGACCACCATCGACATGCTGGGCCAGGCCCGTCAGGTCAAGGTGGATAAGGACAACACCACCATCGTAGAGGGCGCTGGCGATCCTTCCGAGATCAAGGCCCGCGTCTCCTCCATCCGCGCGCAGATCGAGGAAACCACCTCGGATTATGACCGCGAGAAGCTCCAGGAGCGTCTGGCGAAGCTGGCCGGCGGCGTAGCCGTGATCCAGGTCGGCGCTGCCACCGAGATTGAGATGAAAGAGCGCAAGCTGCGCATTGAGGACGCACTCAACGCGACCCGCGCTGCCGTGGAAGAGGGTATCGTCCCGGGCGGCGGCACCGTGCTGATCAACGCTATCCCCGCTGTGGCTGCCCTGATCAAGGATGCCTCCGGCGATGAGAAGACCGGCATGCAGATCATCCTGCGCGCGTTGGAAGAGCCCGTACGCCAGATCGCAGCCAACGCCGGCCTGGAAGGCTCTGTCATCGTTGAGAACATCAAGAGCAACGGCGCGGTAGGCTATGGCTACGATGCGGCCCGCGACGAGTATGGCGATATGGTGGCCAAGGGCATTCTGGATCCCACGAAGGTCACCCGTTCTGCCCTGCAGAACGCGGCCAGCGTTGCCGCGATGGTGCTGACCACCGAGTCTCTGGTGGCGGACATCCCCGCTCCCGAACCGGCCGCCCCGGCTGGCGCCGGCGCCGGCATGCCTCCGATGTATTAA